Proteins from one Planctomyces sp. SH-PL62 genomic window:
- a CDS encoding alkaline phosphatase family protein produces the protein MPTNSSRVLFVGLDGGTRTILDPIFDRGWAPNLASLWRRSAVGRLRSTDPMVTPVAWTSFSTGCTPLTHGVHDFNFLDHSDGTIREHDATTVRTPTIWEVLSDLGGSVVSLGLPLTYPAPPVRGLFVAGADAPDTERAFGQCPEFGRRLRLEVPAYTNKLVWKRRPRTADEAREQADRCVAIFRAQAEAALKADGQVDWTAMMVHYHNLDSLQHRMWPYFDVDETGIREAGFTDAVERCVRELDASIGRLLELAAARDAAVVVVSDHGFGPCRSLVNVNGMLRAAGLQRTRVYGTRFRYRAIRLLERLRRWRALREPGAAAPAKVRPIDGQISCDWRRTVAFAPFGQLCGNVFLNREAVPGASADRALREIVALLKDARDPERGEKLFADVYATADRFGVDPAEQGMPDVFALSADGYQAQAKWSERYRNTILRPDPGLPATHWLDGVVAIDAPGVRPGPRLDACLHDVAPTSLAILGLEAPGFMEGRVLQDAFEAPPTLHRYETPNLVAADPEPIGDVVAAGVD, from the coding sequence ATGCCGACGAATTCATCGCGCGTGCTCTTCGTGGGACTCGACGGAGGGACGCGAACGATCCTCGACCCGATCTTCGACCGGGGCTGGGCGCCGAACCTCGCGAGCCTCTGGCGACGCTCGGCCGTCGGCCGGCTGCGATCGACCGACCCGATGGTCACGCCCGTCGCCTGGACCTCGTTCTCGACCGGCTGCACGCCCCTGACCCACGGGGTCCACGACTTCAATTTCCTGGACCACTCCGACGGGACGATCCGCGAGCACGACGCGACGACCGTCCGCACGCCGACGATCTGGGAAGTCCTCAGCGACCTCGGAGGCTCGGTCGTCAGCCTCGGCCTGCCCCTGACCTATCCCGCACCTCCGGTGCGCGGACTGTTCGTCGCCGGGGCCGACGCCCCCGACACGGAGCGGGCCTTCGGCCAGTGCCCCGAATTCGGCCGCCGTCTCCGCCTGGAGGTCCCGGCCTACACGAACAAGCTCGTCTGGAAGCGACGCCCCCGGACGGCCGACGAGGCCCGCGAGCAGGCCGACCGCTGCGTCGCGATCTTCCGGGCCCAGGCCGAGGCGGCCCTCAAGGCCGACGGCCAGGTCGACTGGACCGCGATGATGGTCCACTATCACAACCTGGACAGCCTCCAGCATCGGATGTGGCCGTACTTCGACGTGGACGAGACCGGGATCCGCGAGGCCGGCTTCACCGACGCCGTGGAACGCTGCGTCCGGGAACTCGACGCCTCCATCGGGAGGCTGCTGGAACTGGCGGCCGCACGAGACGCGGCGGTGGTGGTCGTCTCCGATCACGGCTTCGGCCCGTGCCGCTCGCTGGTCAACGTCAACGGCATGCTCCGGGCGGCTGGCCTCCAGCGCACGCGGGTCTACGGGACCCGGTTCCGGTATCGCGCGATCCGGCTCCTCGAACGCCTCCGACGCTGGCGGGCGCTCCGCGAGCCCGGCGCGGCCGCGCCGGCCAAGGTCCGCCCGATCGACGGCCAGATCTCGTGCGACTGGCGGCGGACGGTCGCGTTCGCCCCGTTCGGCCAGCTCTGCGGCAACGTCTTCCTGAACCGCGAGGCGGTCCCGGGAGCCTCGGCGGACCGTGCGCTCCGCGAGATCGTCGCCCTTCTCAAGGACGCCCGAGACCCCGAGCGCGGCGAGAAGCTCTTCGCGGACGTCTACGCGACGGCCGACCGCTTCGGCGTCGACCCCGCCGAGCAGGGGATGCCGGACGTCTTCGCCCTCTCGGCCGACGGCTACCAGGCCCAGGCCAAGTGGTCCGAACGCTACCGCAACACGATCCTCCGACCCGATCCCGGCTTGCCGGCCACCCACTGGCTCGACGGCGTCGTGGCGATCGACGCGCCGGGCGTCCGTCCCGGCCCGCGACTCGACGCCTGCCTCCACGACGTGGCGCCGACCTCCCTGGCGATCCTCGGCCTGGAGGCGCCCGGATTCATGGAAGGCCGCGTCTTGCAGGACGCTTTCGAAGCCCCCCCGACTCTCCATCGGTATGAGACGCCGAATCTCGTCGCCGCCGACCCCGAGCCGATCGGCGACGTCGTCGCCGCGGGCGTCGACTGA
- a CDS encoding MFS transporter, translating into MTSDPAPADGGMFRSLSNRNYRLYFAGQGVSLIGTWLQAAAVRWLVYEQTGSADRLGVIEMANLMPGLVVGLFAGAISDRVAPRAMILAMEVGQMACAFVLASLVAAGTIQFWQMAVILATARVCVSFELPSRHVFLYELVGPERLTNAIALNAGMFNATRVIGPALAGVGFAVLGAAGCFTLNAVSYLAAIASVLAIRVPPRTRAGLSSGAALRDVIAGLVYLRGERRISGHLALMGFFGLMGMGYEAMTPVFARTILGVDVGGYSVLLASGGAGATLGALTVARMGDDVRKERMVVYGMLCFSTFLLAASLFPIWSSPTWPSLARLGSGAVCLFGAWFGAAFFYSSTQTLIQMRIPAQLRGRIMGVWMVVFSGSVPLGALWTGRAASIWGVCPVMGCSAAVCLTTGALLLLLQGRDDSSKVRQGA; encoded by the coding sequence ATGACTTCCGACCCCGCTCCGGCCGACGGGGGCATGTTCCGGTCGCTCTCCAACCGGAACTATCGCCTGTATTTCGCGGGCCAGGGCGTGAGCCTGATCGGCACCTGGCTGCAAGCTGCGGCGGTCCGTTGGCTGGTCTATGAGCAGACGGGCTCGGCCGACCGGCTCGGCGTCATCGAGATGGCGAACCTGATGCCGGGGCTGGTCGTCGGCCTGTTCGCCGGGGCCATCTCGGATCGGGTCGCTCCTCGCGCGATGATCCTGGCGATGGAAGTCGGCCAGATGGCCTGCGCCTTCGTACTGGCGAGCCTTGTCGCCGCCGGGACGATCCAGTTCTGGCAGATGGCCGTGATCCTGGCGACGGCCCGGGTCTGCGTCTCGTTCGAGCTGCCGAGTCGGCACGTCTTTCTCTACGAGCTGGTCGGCCCGGAGCGTCTGACGAACGCCATCGCCCTGAACGCCGGGATGTTCAACGCGACCCGCGTGATCGGGCCGGCCCTGGCGGGCGTGGGCTTCGCGGTTCTGGGCGCGGCGGGCTGCTTCACGCTGAACGCCGTGAGCTACCTGGCCGCGATCGCCTCGGTCCTGGCGATCCGTGTCCCCCCGCGGACCCGCGCGGGCCTGTCCAGCGGGGCGGCCCTGCGCGACGTGATCGCCGGCCTGGTGTACCTACGAGGCGAGCGGCGGATCTCCGGCCACCTGGCCTTGATGGGATTCTTCGGCCTGATGGGCATGGGTTACGAGGCGATGACGCCCGTCTTCGCCCGGACGATCCTCGGGGTGGACGTCGGCGGGTACAGCGTCTTGCTCGCCAGTGGGGGGGCCGGGGCGACGCTCGGGGCCCTGACGGTGGCGAGGATGGGGGACGACGTCCGCAAGGAGCGGATGGTCGTTTACGGCATGCTCTGCTTCTCAACGTTCCTGCTGGCCGCCTCGCTGTTCCCGATCTGGTCTTCCCCGACATGGCCGTCCCTCGCCCGGCTGGGGTCGGGCGCGGTTTGCCTGTTCGGAGCCTGGTTCGGGGCGGCCTTCTTCTACTCGTCCACGCAAACCCTGATCCAGATGCGGATCCCCGCCCAGCTTCGGGGCCGGATCATGGGCGTCTGGATGGTCGTCTTCTCCGGCTCGGTGCCGCTCGGAGCCCTGTGGACGGGCCGCGCAGCGTCGATTTGGGGCGTCTGCCCGGTGATGGGCTGCTCGGCCGCCGTCTGCCTCACGACCGGGGCGCTGCTGCTCCTGCTTCAGGGCCGTGACGACTCGTCGAAGGTGAGGCAGGGGGCCTGA
- a CDS encoding polysaccharide biosynthesis/export family protein, whose protein sequence is MTARKPTVSRCSRRTMILAGLSTALVLSGPGCGGHRLRKESDRVPYRGLIDPDQARELDKTTMPRYVVEPPDELDVTVKPLPADWAPSSFVVQADGLVDLGLYGDVYVVGLTLDQIEEKVAQQLTLDALKRGQKPSEPYRVSVRLSASQSKHYYVLGTVGTEGKFPIKGNETALDAILLAGLKSNSLPEKAYLVRPHSAGGVDQVLRIDWCAIKDRGDTLTNYQLFPGDRIVVPGTRPPSLIATLLGR, encoded by the coding sequence ATGACCGCACGGAAGCCGACAGTCTCCCGCTGCTCGCGGAGGACCATGATCCTCGCGGGGCTGTCGACGGCCCTCGTCCTTTCGGGACCGGGCTGCGGTGGGCATCGCCTGCGTAAAGAGTCCGATCGCGTCCCTTATCGTGGCCTGATCGACCCCGACCAGGCGCGAGAGCTGGACAAGACCACGATGCCCAGGTACGTGGTCGAGCCTCCGGACGAGCTGGACGTCACGGTCAAGCCGTTGCCGGCCGACTGGGCCCCGTCGTCGTTCGTGGTGCAGGCCGACGGCCTGGTCGACCTGGGCCTCTACGGCGACGTCTACGTCGTCGGCCTCACCCTCGACCAGATCGAGGAGAAGGTCGCCCAGCAGCTCACGCTCGACGCCCTCAAGCGCGGACAGAAGCCGTCGGAGCCCTATCGGGTCTCGGTGCGGCTGAGTGCGTCCCAGAGCAAGCATTACTACGTGCTCGGGACGGTCGGAACCGAAGGGAAATTCCCGATCAAGGGGAACGAGACGGCCCTCGACGCCATCCTCCTGGCGGGGCTCAAGTCCAACAGCCTCCCCGAGAAGGCGTACCTCGTCCGTCCCCACTCCGCGGGGGGCGTGGACCAGGTGCTCCGCATCGACTGGTGCGCCATCAAGGATCGCGGCGACACCCTCACCAATTATCAGCTCTTCCCGGGCGACCGCATCGTCGTCCCCGGCACCCGGCCCCCCAGCCTGATCGCGACCCTGCTGGGCCGCTGA
- a CDS encoding class I SAM-dependent methyltransferase, whose translation MNQSAEETLNRTLSPHEQMDFAGMEHYFRVGRSALDCIQEGLKAAGRTEAGASPFGVETILDLPCGQGRVIRWLRMGFPNAEITACDMSREGVDFCASTFDAVPVYSCDDPEDIPVRAGHYDLVWVGSLFTHLEGPKWVRFLRAFHAALRPGGVLIFTTHGRRAHEFMATRAFHYGHDDAALAELASAYDRDRFGYVRYPGTEWHYGTSVSHVDWVLDQIRAVEGLTFVQHGDAAWDAHQDCFVCRRDA comes from the coding sequence ATGAACCAGTCGGCCGAAGAGACGCTGAACCGCACGCTGTCCCCGCACGAGCAGATGGACTTCGCGGGGATGGAGCACTACTTCCGCGTCGGCCGCTCGGCGCTCGACTGCATCCAGGAGGGCCTGAAGGCCGCCGGTCGCACCGAAGCGGGCGCCAGCCCGTTCGGCGTCGAGACCATCCTGGACCTCCCCTGCGGGCAGGGCCGCGTCATCCGCTGGCTCCGGATGGGCTTCCCGAACGCCGAGATCACCGCCTGCGACATGAGCCGCGAGGGCGTCGACTTCTGCGCCTCCACGTTCGACGCCGTTCCAGTCTACTCGTGCGACGACCCGGAAGACATCCCCGTCCGGGCCGGGCACTACGACCTCGTCTGGGTCGGGTCGTTGTTCACCCACCTGGAAGGCCCGAAGTGGGTGCGCTTCCTGAGGGCCTTCCACGCCGCGTTGCGGCCCGGCGGCGTCCTGATCTTCACGACCCATGGCCGCCGCGCCCACGAATTCATGGCGACCCGGGCTTTCCACTACGGCCATGACGATGCGGCCCTTGCGGAACTGGCCTCGGCCTACGACCGCGACCGCTTCGGCTACGTCCGGTATCCGGGGACCGAGTGGCACTACGGCACGTCGGTCTCCCACGTCGATTGGGTCCTCGACCAGATCCGCGCCGTGGAGGGGCTGACCTTCGTCCAGCACGGCGACGCCGCCTGGGACGCGCATCAGGACTGCTTCGTCTGCCGCCGCGACGCCTGA
- a CDS encoding ferredoxin family protein — MAHVVAEPCFDCKYTDCVVVCPVDCFYEGAQMLYIHPDECIDCEACVPECPVEAIFHEDNLPEEWKEFTALNAEMSPQSPNINEKKDALEAESCDKSRKRS, encoded by the coding sequence ATGGCTCACGTCGTCGCAGAGCCCTGCTTCGATTGCAAATACACGGATTGCGTCGTGGTCTGCCCCGTGGATTGCTTCTACGAAGGCGCCCAGATGCTGTACATCCATCCGGACGAATGCATCGACTGCGAGGCCTGCGTCCCCGAGTGTCCGGTCGAGGCCATCTTCCACGAGGACAACCTCCCCGAGGAGTGGAAGGAATTCACGGCGCTCAACGCCGAGATGTCGCCTCAGAGCCCGAACATCAACGAGAAGAAGGACGCCCTCGAAGCGGAGTCCTGCGACAAGAGCCGTAAGCGGAGCTGA
- a CDS encoding peptidylprolyl isomerase has protein sequence MISTTLICGMILGLGACLAFSTPAGAQGADENPRVEIDTTEGKIVVELDAKKAPKTVENFLKYVDDGFYSNLIFHRVISGFMIQGGGHDATLREKTEGVRAAIPNESSNGLSNKRGTIAMARQNNPNSATCQFYINHADNAPLDTYGGGYTVFGKVVEGMDVVDAIAKTPVQDRGGLQNVPVKPITITGAKRVKP, from the coding sequence ATGATCTCGACGACCTTGATCTGCGGGATGATCCTCGGCCTGGGCGCCTGCCTGGCCTTCAGCACGCCCGCCGGCGCCCAGGGCGCCGACGAGAACCCCCGCGTGGAAATCGACACCACCGAGGGGAAGATCGTCGTCGAACTCGACGCCAAGAAGGCCCCGAAGACCGTCGAGAACTTCCTCAAGTACGTCGACGACGGCTTCTACAGCAACCTGATCTTCCACCGGGTGATCTCCGGCTTCATGATCCAGGGTGGAGGCCACGACGCCACTCTCCGCGAGAAGACGGAAGGCGTCCGCGCCGCGATCCCGAACGAATCGAGCAACGGCCTGTCCAACAAGCGCGGCACGATCGCCATGGCGCGGCAGAACAATCCCAACTCGGCGACCTGCCAGTTCTACATCAACCACGCCGACAACGCCCCCCTCGACACCTACGGCGGCGGCTACACGGTCTTCGGCAAGGTCGTCGAGGGCATGGACGTCGTCGACGCCATCGCCAAGACCCCGGTCCAGGATCGTGGCGGCCTCCAGAACGTCCCCGTGAAGCCGATCACCATCACCGGGGCCAAGCGCGTCAAGCCTTGA
- a CDS encoding tetratricopeptide repeat protein — MTVRWKPLLILSGLFVAVAVVGVIAISSTLAPPSSQSVLKQARTARDAGRLADAEIYFKQALQSESKNSAIHEEFAELYDEMLKSAPAERRDALRTERTDHLIKAVKFDKNLKGPRVRLLQLAMADDVASDAVYWAKEVATIDPENLDAAFVLAFDGLESRTPNLAEVRTLYDRLVAGEAPEVRRLLTQARLAVATNDAPGRDAALAAGRKLALADDAAPTDLMAKLRLAALDVQNESDPAARAEIVKGMVALSDRFLASAEPGSQRATRLSYLLEQTQRSLVRMSQVEGDATTEALIETIEQQLATLFETSRKAGELVDYQIYLTYADHLRFRRQRDRCLQVVNEALASPLALRPSSSLIVLGLHTVGAEMALVQADDSARVAKAAPHIQALLAAAEPRYQGLGHLFQGAVELEESGVVASATKKPDPADAPAKPQPKLRASALAHLKAAAQQLPEVAEAQARYGVALVLNQEQSLGRQYLQNALRMSSLDPQYEFWAAWTILQAGYPEEAAPIIDSLSKQLAQGTIPGEMKVVLHQLSGELFQARRGPGDLERAAQEFEKVAKLGDKSDGGSTLRLAQIDVQRGRPDEAMARIDALRKTGQAPPAAENLAVLILEQQGKKEEARKQLAAAKAKFPNASEIAGLEAAFLAKDGKADDAEKSLGAFLVQHPDDVTLSMMRAQILNDSLDRVDDARKLLAELGERSDSSAPWVQLAQLEMSRNNLDAAAAVVAKVRSRWKEGATGDILEGQLALKRGEIAAAIAHFDEALKKDPENKIVAFWKAQLDGRSGSVAEASKALESIVRDRPSKEVEAGVTLMSAAQSALANLSLQNGNVDDAIRRFEELKRNNESGALTRADRWQLVTALVAKKQWPVAKAELASLLGDETNPPNPDERVRAANFYRQHDEASSALAQLELVLKDHPTNASAVVTRAFLHMQAKQYDDATALLRKAVDLLSKDGEKAPDVLYLMMAAVENETPPMETSAERTIRVVDEGLEAQPTSIPLVQAKYLILAKGGDPAKGLQFVESKAKDDSTGVYRRMLVDVYRHQKDYEGAERMLQGLVSESPSDGNLAAGLVEVVSLAAADAMAAGDEAKLRSLDEKAANLIREYRTKFPTNLAILQAECDQAARRGDYTQAVSITEEIDRVAKNSSVGPILRARLFASQNRPIDVAKAYAQAVEREPRRLDVRVSLGKAALKVGQVDEALQQADYVLGVEKGSREAVLLQARALDASGVSDAQREASRTKAVSQLEAALAADPKFADAYQVMADIELKRNRRPAALAALKRGLDAEPADPSIVAQYVQLLAEPDPASPAARPAGLEEAKRLAAEIANRDAKGTTLLAAAVGFHKARRLELALPLSEKAATLLDSPVSHLNLGDLLLSLAESQPDPDKARPYFERAVEQYDRVLQLQPGSIEAVNNKAWVLHSSLGRSQEALELAQALVARANPAALPGEFYDTLGAIQESVGRPADAEESYQEGLKRSPELAVLHYHYGKLIAADKARGNRAKDHLSKAIASKDQLSPDMADEAVRLVNQIDVDGR, encoded by the coding sequence ATGACCGTCCGCTGGAAGCCTCTGTTGATCCTCTCGGGACTCTTCGTCGCGGTCGCCGTGGTCGGCGTGATCGCGATCTCGTCCACACTCGCCCCCCCCTCCTCGCAGAGCGTGCTCAAACAGGCTCGGACGGCGCGCGACGCCGGGCGACTGGCGGACGCCGAGATCTACTTCAAGCAGGCGCTCCAGTCGGAGAGCAAGAACTCCGCGATCCATGAAGAGTTCGCCGAACTCTACGATGAGATGCTGAAGTCCGCCCCCGCCGAGCGTCGCGACGCCCTGCGGACCGAACGCACGGACCACCTCATCAAGGCGGTGAAGTTCGATAAGAACCTCAAGGGGCCTCGGGTCCGTCTGCTCCAGCTCGCCATGGCCGACGACGTCGCGTCGGACGCCGTCTACTGGGCGAAGGAAGTCGCGACGATCGACCCCGAGAACCTCGACGCCGCCTTCGTGCTGGCCTTCGACGGGCTTGAGTCCCGCACTCCGAACCTCGCCGAGGTGCGGACGCTGTACGACCGCCTTGTCGCCGGCGAGGCCCCCGAGGTCCGCAGGCTCCTGACCCAGGCCCGCCTGGCCGTCGCCACGAACGACGCCCCCGGCCGCGACGCGGCTTTGGCCGCGGGCCGAAAGCTCGCCCTGGCCGACGACGCCGCGCCGACCGACCTCATGGCCAAGCTCCGGCTCGCCGCCCTCGACGTCCAGAACGAGTCCGATCCGGCCGCCCGGGCCGAGATCGTCAAGGGGATGGTCGCCCTCTCCGATCGGTTCCTCGCCTCCGCCGAGCCCGGCTCGCAGCGGGCCACCCGCCTGAGCTACCTCCTGGAGCAGACCCAGCGCTCGCTCGTGCGGATGTCGCAGGTCGAGGGAGACGCCACGACCGAGGCCCTGATCGAGACCATCGAGCAGCAGCTCGCGACCCTCTTCGAGACGAGTCGGAAGGCGGGCGAGCTGGTCGATTACCAGATCTATCTGACCTACGCCGACCACCTCCGGTTCCGCCGCCAGCGCGACCGCTGCCTCCAGGTTGTCAACGAGGCCCTGGCCTCGCCCCTCGCGCTACGGCCCAGCTCCTCGCTGATCGTGCTCGGGCTCCACACCGTCGGCGCCGAGATGGCGCTGGTCCAGGCCGACGACTCGGCGCGGGTGGCGAAGGCCGCTCCCCACATCCAGGCCCTGCTGGCCGCGGCCGAACCCCGCTATCAGGGGCTCGGGCACCTCTTCCAGGGGGCCGTCGAGCTGGAGGAATCGGGAGTGGTCGCCTCGGCGACGAAGAAGCCCGATCCGGCCGACGCCCCGGCCAAGCCCCAGCCCAAGCTCCGGGCCAGCGCGCTGGCGCACCTCAAGGCCGCCGCCCAACAGCTCCCCGAGGTCGCCGAGGCGCAGGCCCGCTACGGCGTCGCCCTGGTGCTCAATCAGGAGCAGTCGCTGGGGCGCCAGTACCTCCAGAACGCCCTGAGGATGTCCAGCCTCGACCCCCAGTATGAGTTCTGGGCCGCCTGGACCATCCTCCAGGCCGGATACCCCGAGGAAGCCGCGCCGATCATCGATTCGCTCTCCAAGCAGCTCGCCCAGGGGACCATCCCTGGCGAGATGAAGGTCGTCCTGCACCAGCTCAGCGGCGAGCTTTTCCAGGCCCGCCGAGGGCCCGGAGACCTTGAACGGGCCGCTCAGGAGTTCGAGAAGGTCGCCAAGCTCGGCGATAAGTCCGACGGCGGCTCGACGCTCCGGCTCGCCCAGATCGACGTCCAGCGCGGTCGGCCCGACGAGGCCATGGCGCGGATCGACGCCCTCCGCAAGACCGGCCAGGCCCCCCCGGCGGCCGAGAACCTGGCGGTCCTCATCCTGGAGCAGCAAGGCAAGAAGGAAGAGGCCCGGAAGCAACTTGCCGCCGCCAAGGCCAAGTTCCCCAACGCCTCCGAGATCGCCGGCCTCGAGGCCGCGTTCCTCGCCAAGGACGGCAAGGCCGACGACGCCGAGAAGTCGCTCGGCGCGTTCCTCGTCCAGCACCCGGACGACGTGACCCTCTCGATGATGCGGGCCCAGATCCTCAACGACTCGCTCGACCGCGTCGACGACGCCCGCAAGCTCCTGGCCGAGCTGGGCGAGCGTTCGGATAGCTCCGCCCCCTGGGTCCAGCTCGCCCAGCTCGAGATGAGCCGCAACAACCTCGACGCCGCCGCCGCGGTGGTCGCCAAGGTCCGGAGCCGCTGGAAGGAAGGCGCCACCGGCGACATCCTCGAAGGCCAGCTCGCCCTGAAGCGCGGCGAGATCGCCGCGGCCATCGCCCACTTCGACGAGGCCCTCAAGAAGGACCCCGAGAACAAGATCGTCGCCTTCTGGAAGGCTCAGCTCGACGGCCGCTCGGGCTCCGTCGCCGAGGCCTCCAAGGCCCTCGAGAGCATCGTCCGCGACCGGCCCAGCAAGGAGGTCGAGGCGGGCGTGACCCTCATGTCGGCCGCCCAGTCCGCCCTGGCGAACCTGTCGCTCCAGAACGGCAACGTCGATGACGCGATCCGACGATTCGAGGAGCTGAAGCGGAACAACGAGTCGGGCGCCCTGACCCGCGCCGACCGCTGGCAGCTGGTCACCGCCCTCGTCGCCAAGAAGCAGTGGCCCGTCGCCAAGGCGGAACTGGCCTCGCTGCTCGGCGACGAGACGAACCCGCCCAACCCCGACGAGCGCGTCCGCGCCGCGAATTTCTATCGCCAGCACGACGAAGCCTCGTCCGCCCTCGCCCAGCTCGAACTCGTCCTGAAGGACCACCCGACGAACGCTTCGGCCGTCGTCACCCGCGCATTCCTTCACATGCAGGCCAAGCAGTACGACGACGCGACGGCGCTCCTCAGGAAGGCCGTCGACCTGCTCTCGAAGGACGGCGAGAAAGCCCCCGACGTCCTCTACCTGATGATGGCCGCCGTCGAGAACGAGACGCCCCCGATGGAGACTTCCGCCGAGCGGACCATCCGGGTCGTCGACGAGGGCCTTGAGGCCCAGCCGACGTCGATTCCGCTCGTCCAGGCGAAGTACCTGATCCTCGCCAAGGGGGGCGATCCGGCCAAGGGCCTGCAATTCGTGGAATCGAAGGCGAAGGACGACTCGACCGGCGTCTACCGTCGCATGCTCGTGGACGTCTACCGTCATCAGAAGGACTACGAAGGCGCCGAGCGGATGCTCCAGGGCCTCGTCTCCGAGTCGCCCAGCGACGGCAACCTCGCCGCCGGCCTCGTCGAGGTGGTCTCCCTGGCCGCCGCCGACGCGATGGCCGCGGGCGACGAGGCGAAGCTCCGCTCGCTCGACGAGAAGGCGGCGAACCTCATCCGCGAGTACCGGACGAAGTTCCCCACCAACCTCGCCATCCTCCAGGCCGAGTGCGACCAGGCGGCTCGCCGGGGCGACTACACGCAGGCCGTGAGCATCACCGAGGAGATCGACAGGGTCGCCAAGAACTCGTCGGTCGGTCCGATCTTGCGGGCCCGGCTGTTCGCCTCGCAGAACCGCCCGATCGACGTCGCCAAGGCCTACGCCCAGGCGGTCGAGCGTGAGCCCCGTCGCCTCGACGTCCGGGTCTCGCTCGGCAAGGCGGCGCTCAAGGTCGGCCAGGTCGACGAGGCGCTCCAGCAGGCCGACTACGTCCTCGGCGTTGAGAAGGGGAGCCGCGAGGCGGTCCTGCTCCAGGCCCGCGCCCTCGACGCCTCGGGCGTCAGCGACGCCCAGCGCGAGGCCTCGCGGACGAAGGCCGTCAGCCAGCTCGAAGCGGCCCTCGCCGCCGATCCCAAGTTCGCCGACGCCTATCAGGTGATGGCCGATATCGAGCTGAAGCGGAATCGCCGCCCGGCGGCCCTCGCCGCGCTGAAGCGGGGCCTGGACGCCGAACCGGCGGACCCCTCGATCGTCGCCCAGTACGTGCAGCTCCTGGCCGAGCCCGACCCGGCCAGCCCGGCCGCACGCCCCGCCGGGCTCGAAGAGGCCAAGCGGCTCGCCGCCGAGATCGCCAACCGCGACGCCAAGGGGACGACCCTCCTGGCCGCGGCGGTCGGCTTCCACAAGGCTCGCCGACTGGAACTGGCCCTGCCGCTCTCCGAGAAGGCCGCGACGCTCCTCGATTCGCCGGTCTCTCACCTGAACCTGGGCGATCTGCTCCTCTCCCTCGCCGAAAGCCAGCCGGACCCGGACAAGGCCCGGCCCTACTTCGAGCGGGCCGTCGAGCAGTACGACCGCGTCCTGCAGCTCCAGCCGGGGTCGATCGAGGCCGTCAACAACAAGGCCTGGGTGCTCCACAGCTCCCTGGGCCGCAGCCAGGAGGCCCTGGAACTCGCGCAGGCCCTGGTCGCACGGGCCAACCCGGCCGCCCTCCCCGGCGAGTTCTACGACACGCTGGGCGCCATCCAGGAATCGGTCGGCCGTCCCGCCGACGCCGAGGAGTCCTACCAGGAAGGGCTCAAGCGATCCCCGGAGCTGGCCGTGCTGCACTACCACTACGGCAAGCTGATCGCCGCCGACAAGGCCCGCGGCAACCGCGCCAAGGATCACCTGTCGAAGGCCATCGCCTCGAAGGACCAGCTCAGCCCGGACATGGCCGATGAGGCCGTGCGGCTGGTCAACCAGATCGACGTCGACGGGCGCTGA
- a CDS encoding acyl carrier protein — protein sequence MEEIQKEVHSFILNEFLPGEDPSELTESTPLITGGILDSITTLKLVVYLEERFGITVEAHEAGVEHLDSIRQIADLVADKKAA from the coding sequence ATGGAAGAGATCCAGAAAGAAGTCCACTCGTTCATCCTGAACGAGTTCCTGCCCGGTGAAGATCCGTCCGAGCTGACCGAGTCGACCCCGCTGATCACCGGCGGAATCCTGGACTCGATCACGACGCTCAAGCTGGTCGTCTACCTGGAAGAGCGCTTCGGCATCACGGTCGAGGCCCACGAGGCGGGCGTGGAGCACCTGGACTCCATCCGTCAGATCGCGGACTTGGTCGCCGACAAGAAGGCGGCCTGA